A single uncultured Methanolobus sp. DNA region contains:
- a CDS encoding ABC transporter permease, whose protein sequence is MRRSTYLKLATNILVHSKVRSWLTIIGIVIGVGSVVTIMALSDSMAADMEDRFADMDLTLIQISPGYSHASMGGPGGGGPPGMGGSSSSSSSDDDDPELTKKDIQALKAVDNIDYIYGQISGSDLEVYFMGQTADLSVTGVDPQVWQYTVTYELESGRLLDASDNNVVVIGYGIAHDMFDDEVGLNRVLTIEGKSYRVVGILAEDESDNAIIMPIDAAVEIIEDAEDDVYDTIVVKASDTDYVETVVEDIEERLMLSRGIMDEDDRDFSVSDSLSQAESASEMMSSMTIFLGAIAGVSLLVGSVGIANTMLTSVMEKTKEIGTMKAIGAKNKDIMMIFLFNSALVGFVGGVLGIILSLILTSLLPSLGITMVRSSMGMTVAPDLMLMGISIAIIIGVLSGVIPAYNASKMKPVDALRYE, encoded by the coding sequence ATGAGACGAAGCACCTATCTAAAGCTTGCTACGAATATCCTTGTTCACAGTAAGGTCAGAAGCTGGCTCACTATAATAGGTATCGTCATAGGTGTAGGATCAGTTGTCACCATCATGGCGCTGAGTGATAGTATGGCTGCAGATATGGAAGACAGGTTTGCTGATATGGACCTTACATTGATCCAGATCAGTCCCGGTTATTCCCATGCATCAATGGGAGGACCGGGAGGAGGAGGTCCACCTGGCATGGGTGGATCTTCAAGTTCTTCCTCTTCAGACGACGATGACCCGGAGTTGACCAAGAAGGATATACAGGCCTTAAAAGCGGTTGACAACATAGATTACATCTACGGACAGATATCCGGCAGTGATCTGGAAGTTTACTTCATGGGTCAGACCGCCGATCTTTCGGTGACAGGAGTTGATCCTCAGGTCTGGCAGTATACAGTAACCTATGAGCTGGAATCCGGCAGATTGCTGGATGCCTCTGATAATAATGTCGTGGTTATAGGTTATGGTATAGCTCACGATATGTTTGACGATGAAGTAGGCCTGAACCGTGTGCTGACCATCGAAGGCAAATCATACAGGGTCGTAGGCATACTGGCAGAAGACGAAAGTGACAATGCGATCATCATGCCGATAGATGCAGCAGTTGAGATAATAGAGGATGCAGAAGATGATGTTTACGATACTATTGTCGTAAAGGCATCTGACACTGACTATGTTGAAACTGTTGTTGAAGACATCGAAGAACGTCTGATGTTATCAAGAGGCATCATGGACGAAGACGACAGGGACTTCTCTGTTTCAGATTCACTTTCACAGGCAGAGTCTGCCAGTGAGATGATGTCATCCATGACAATATTCCTTGGAGCCATAGCAGGAGTTTCACTTCTGGTAGGTTCAGTGGGTATTGCAAACACGATGCTTACATCAGTAATGGAGAAAACCAAGGAAATAGGTACGATGAAAGCTATCGGTGCCAAGAATAAGGATATTATGATGATATTCCTTTTCAATTCGGCACTTGTAGGCTTTGTAGGAGGCGTGCTCGGAATTATACTGAGTCTTATCCTTACATCCCTGTTACCGTCTCTTGGAATCACTATGGTGCGTTCTTCCATGGGCATGACCGTTGCTCCGGACCTGATGCTGATGGGTATCTCCATTGCAATAATCATTGGAGTGCTCTCAGGTGTGATACCTGCATACAATGCTTCTAAGATGAAGCCGGTGGACGCACTGAGATACGAGTAA
- a CDS encoding NAD(P)-binding domain-containing protein, translated as MKIAILGGTGNIGKGFALRWGQKHEIIIGSREQDKAKAVASEYNEILEKHGHKTSITGTDNKTAAEKAEIIVVAIRYNQLAPVMDLIKPAIENKIVISVVVPMERNSCYISPGSNYPREAIESKDFNTEYFCFSMPELGSAAQEIFTMIPESTELVAAFHTVPARKLANLEMELDYDIGVCGNSMHAKEVVFGLVKDISNMRPLDIGPLETAGMIESLTPLLINVAARNEMKDVSLKFV; from the coding sequence ATGAAAATTGCAATACTTGGAGGCACAGGTAATATTGGCAAGGGTTTTGCACTGCGATGGGGCCAGAAACATGAGATAATAATCGGTTCCAGAGAGCAGGATAAAGCCAAAGCGGTTGCATCAGAATACAACGAGATACTTGAAAAGCACGGACATAAAACAAGTATAACAGGTACTGATAACAAGACAGCCGCCGAAAAAGCAGAGATAATCGTTGTTGCCATCAGGTATAATCAGCTTGCTCCTGTAATGGACCTTATAAAACCTGCCATCGAGAACAAGATAGTCATTAGTGTTGTCGTTCCTATGGAGAGGAATTCATGTTACATCAGCCCAGGCAGTAATTATCCACGAGAAGCCATAGAGAGTAAGGATTTCAATACTGAATATTTCTGTTTCTCAATGCCCGAACTTGGAAGTGCCGCCCAGGAGATATTTACAATGATCCCTGAGAGCACCGAACTTGTTGCAGCTTTCCACACAGTGCCTGCGAGAAAACTGGCAAACCTTGAGATGGAACTTGATTATGACATTGGCGTGTGCGGAAACTCCATGCATGCAAAGGAAGTCGTATTCGGTCTTGTAAAGGATATCTCTAACATGAGACCGCTTGACATCGGGCCGCTTGAGACTGCCGGAATGATCGAGTCCCTTACACCACTGCTTATCAATGTAGCCGCAAGGAACGAGATGAAGGACGTAAGTCTGAAATTCGTTTGA
- a CDS encoding ABC transporter ATP-binding protein — MRLTDVWKIYKMGEVEFAALKGVDLEILHGEFVVILGPSGSGKSTMMNLLGCLDLPSKGVVELNNKDISKMRESELAQIRGQLIGFIFQTFNLIPTLNTIENVMLPLEFQEADSDFSWKRAADLLDIVSLGDKKYNLPSQLSGGQRQRVAIARSLAVDPKVILADEPTGNLDSETGNYILEFLSDLHKREGKTIIMITHDPELTRYADRVVHIKDGMVDKIEIIKREAM; from the coding sequence ATGCGTCTGACAGATGTGTGGAAGATCTACAAAATGGGAGAGGTCGAGTTTGCAGCGCTAAAAGGCGTTGATCTGGAGATCCTTCACGGTGAATTTGTAGTCATTCTTGGTCCTAGTGGAAGCGGTAAGAGTACAATGATGAATCTTCTTGGTTGCCTTGATCTTCCAAGCAAAGGCGTGGTTGAGCTCAACAACAAGGATATTTCCAAAATGAGGGAATCCGAACTTGCACAGATCAGGGGCCAATTGATAGGCTTCATTTTCCAGACATTCAACCTGATCCCCACACTAAACACCATTGAAAATGTCATGCTTCCACTGGAATTCCAGGAAGCAGATTCTGATTTCTCATGGAAGAGAGCAGCGGATCTTCTTGATATTGTAAGTCTTGGAGACAAAAAATACAACCTGCCTTCTCAGTTATCAGGTGGCCAGAGACAGAGGGTTGCCATTGCAAGATCTCTTGCAGTAGACCCTAAAGTAATCCTTGCGGACGAGCCTACTGGTAACCTTGATAGTGAAACTGGAAATTACATCCTTGAATTCCTCAGTGATCTGCACAAGAGGGAAGGTAAAACAATCATAATGATCACCCACGATCCTGAATTGACGAGATATGCGGATCGTGTTGTTCATATTAAAGACGGAATGGTCGATAAAATCGAGATAATAAAGCGTGAAGCAATGTGA
- a CDS encoding Coenzyme F420 hydrogenase/dehydrogenase, beta subunit C-terminal domain, translating to MAGKNYLDLKAEIWDTGKCAACGACVAVCPADAIYFNMGRDSTHPLNSGYCKDANDGVPCGACYEVCPRTEKPSSEVLGDYLDIVTAKAELDVPRKQSGGAVTAILTNALDEGMIDAVVTVVEDPWTLRPSSAVITSTDVLVHQAGSRYNWWVPLVASLKEAVMKRKYTNIAVVGVPCVVQAMKQMRTSDLDLLRPFRKNIRLVVGLFCTETFDYEKLVQDKLIAEHQIDPLDIIHFDVKGKLEITLKDGSMTVISLKDVEDCVRPGCHICTDLTAVDADISAGSIGSAKGYTTLVIRNPVGKQFVNSAVKNGKLSLENDVNLELVEKLSKKKLERMPDE from the coding sequence ATGGCAGGTAAAAATTATCTTGATCTTAAGGCAGAGATCTGGGACACAGGAAAGTGTGCAGCATGTGGTGCATGTGTAGCTGTATGCCCGGCAGATGCTATTTATTTCAACATGGGACGTGACTCTACTCATCCTCTTAACAGTGGTTACTGTAAGGATGCAAATGACGGAGTTCCATGTGGTGCATGCTATGAAGTGTGCCCGAGAACTGAGAAACCATCATCTGAAGTCCTTGGTGACTACCTTGACATCGTAACTGCAAAGGCAGAACTGGATGTACCAAGAAAACAGAGCGGTGGTGCTGTGACAGCAATACTGACAAATGCACTTGATGAAGGCATGATCGATGCGGTTGTCACTGTCGTTGAAGACCCCTGGACACTCAGACCTTCATCTGCTGTAATCACTTCCACCGATGTACTCGTACACCAGGCAGGAAGCCGTTACAACTGGTGGGTTCCTCTGGTAGCCTCCCTTAAGGAAGCTGTCATGAAGCGCAAGTACACCAACATTGCAGTTGTAGGTGTTCCATGTGTGGTTCAGGCAATGAAACAGATGCGTACAAGCGACCTTGATCTGTTGCGCCCATTCAGGAAGAACATCCGTCTTGTAGTGGGACTTTTCTGTACAGAGACATTCGACTACGAGAAGCTCGTGCAGGACAAGCTCATTGCAGAACACCAGATAGATCCTCTTGACATCATACACTTTGATGTGAAGGGTAAGCTGGAGATAACTCTTAAAGACGGAAGCATGACAGTCATCTCACTGAAGGATGTCGAGGACTGTGTCCGTCCGGGATGTCACATATGTACGGATCTCACAGCAGTTGATGCGGACATATCAGCAGGTTCCATTGGCAGCGCCAAGGGTTACACAACGCTGGTAATACGCAATCCTGTTGGCAAACAGTTCGTTAACAGCGCCGTAAAGAACGGCAAACTGTCACTTGAAAATGATGTAAATCTGGAATTGGTTGAAAAGCTCTCAAAGAAGAAGCTTGAACGAATGCCAGATGAGTAA
- a CDS encoding COG1361 S-layer family protein: MLPLTNVAAAGMNAAASGVNVDLMSQSPYPARPGETVELTVSLQNEGSNDLSDVTVTVDAEYPFTQVSGESLTKTISFLEARQDEEDATIVKFKLKVDSDVSDGTYDVDIIVKDSDSDSSSVTTLEVEVQGKEYAQIVTISESSIDVATVEPLEFVITNTGSSALKNMEISWDEATGVILPVYSSNTKYITYLDVGESATVVYSVMADVNADPGLYQLDITLEFEDYNSNTTYISTKAGLFVGGTTDFDLSYSESDEGEVSLSLANVGNNEAYSVKVSIPEQDNFQATGSTSTIVGNLEKGDYTITSFSITQTSSMPSMGDDSDSTAQAQPSEMTEEDMEAMQEEMEAKTELLVTIEYTDSAGQRQTVEKAVQIEELSGGTMAAGMAGGPGGQSSSSSNSYLLYGAVALVVVVVGYNYRKKKMLKEGTYVPLNVQLRDLKRKIMKKD, translated from the coding sequence TTGTTGCCACTGACAAATGTAGCAGCAGCAGGTATGAACGCCGCAGCTTCAGGGGTAAATGTAGACCTGATGTCACAGAGTCCTTACCCTGCAAGACCGGGCGAAACAGTAGAATTAACAGTAAGTCTTCAGAACGAGGGCAGCAATGATCTTTCTGATGTAACAGTTACTGTTGATGCCGAATATCCTTTCACACAGGTATCCGGTGAATCCTTAACAAAAACGATATCTTTCCTTGAAGCACGTCAGGATGAAGAAGACGCAACAATTGTAAAATTCAAGTTGAAGGTAGATTCTGATGTTTCAGATGGAACTTATGATGTAGACATAATAGTAAAGGACAGTGACTCCGATTCAAGCTCCGTAACAACTCTTGAAGTTGAAGTACAGGGCAAGGAATACGCACAGATCGTTACTATCAGTGAATCAAGTATCGATGTTGCAACCGTGGAACCTCTTGAGTTCGTCATAACCAACACCGGTTCATCTGCACTCAAGAACATGGAGATCTCATGGGACGAAGCTACAGGTGTAATACTTCCGGTATACTCATCCAACACCAAGTACATAACTTATCTCGATGTGGGCGAATCCGCAACAGTAGTATATTCCGTAATGGCTGATGTGAATGCAGACCCGGGACTTTATCAGCTTGATATTACTCTTGAATTTGAGGACTATAATTCCAATACAACTTATATCAGTACAAAAGCAGGTCTCTTCGTAGGAGGAACCACTGACTTTGACCTGAGTTACTCAGAAAGTGACGAAGGAGAAGTTTCACTGTCTCTTGCCAATGTAGGTAACAATGAAGCTTACTCTGTGAAGGTATCAATACCTGAACAGGACAATTTCCAGGCAACAGGAAGTACATCAACAATTGTCGGTAACCTTGAGAAGGGTGACTATACAATCACATCATTCTCAATAACCCAGACAAGCTCAATGCCTTCTATGGGTGATGATTCTGATAGCACTGCTCAGGCACAACCTTCTGAAATGACAGAAGAGGACATGGAAGCAATGCAGGAAGAAATGGAAGCTAAAACCGAGCTTCTTGTAACCATTGAATATACCGATTCCGCAGGACAGAGACAAACCGTGGAAAAGGCAGTTCAGATCGAGGAACTGAGCGGCGGCACAATGGCAGCCGGAATGGCTGGCGGACCTGGAGGTCAGAGCTCATCATCATCTAACAGTTACCTGTTGTACGGTGCTGTTGCACTGGTAGTAGTAGTTGTAGGTTACAATTACAGAAAGAAGAAGATGCTCAAAGAGGGAACCTACGTACCACTCAATGTACAGCTCAGAGACCTTAAAAGGAAGATCATGAAGAAGGATTAA
- a CDS encoding glutamate synthase-related protein, translating to MGNLRRPNSNDATQTFNRSKSVVPMSGLCTRCVDGCRGNCEIFKSSFRGREVLYPGPFGEITAGADKDYPIDYSHLNIQGYAVGAIGMPEGMVPGPETARFPNVNTETEYGWDKKVKMKVPIFTGALGSTEIARKNWEHFAVGAAISGVTIVCGENVCGIDPGLKRGSDGLVTESPEMDRRIELYKKFYDGYGEMLVQMNVEDTNLGVAEYLSSKHEMDTIELKWGQGAKCIGGEIKVKELERAIELKKRGYIVTPDPELASVQEAYKVGAIREFERHSRLGFVTEEGFHAECDRLRDLGFKRITLKTGAYSMAETAMALKYSSDAKIDLLTYDGAPGGTGMSPWPMMEEWGTPTFYLQSLVYEFAEKIKSKGKRVPDLAMAGGFSTEDGIYKVLAMGAPYFKAVCMGRGLMIPGMVGKNIGKWLEEGDLPKTVSEFGHRKEEIFVHYEELEERYGSEIDDIPLGAIGIYSYAQKTKVGLQQLMAGSRRFNTSTLSRKDLMALTEEAAKVSGIAYVMEAYRDIAEEILDG from the coding sequence ATGGGTAACCTTAGGAGACCAAACTCAAATGACGCTACTCAGACCTTTAACAGGTCAAAGAGCGTGGTACCGATGTCAGGACTCTGTACACGTTGTGTGGACGGATGTCGTGGCAATTGTGAAATTTTTAAATCTTCATTCAGGGGACGTGAAGTCCTGTACCCAGGACCCTTCGGGGAAATAACAGCCGGTGCAGACAAAGACTATCCAATAGACTACTCCCATCTTAACATTCAGGGATATGCTGTTGGAGCTATCGGTATGCCAGAAGGTATGGTGCCAGGCCCTGAAACCGCAAGATTCCCAAATGTCAATACTGAAACAGAATACGGATGGGACAAGAAGGTCAAGATGAAGGTTCCGATATTTACCGGAGCACTGGGTTCAACAGAGATCGCAAGAAAGAACTGGGAACATTTCGCAGTTGGTGCAGCCATTTCAGGTGTCACCATTGTCTGTGGTGAAAATGTTTGTGGTATTGATCCCGGACTTAAAAGAGGCAGTGACGGGCTTGTAACTGAATCTCCTGAAATGGACCGCAGGATCGAACTTTACAAGAAGTTCTACGATGGCTACGGTGAAATGCTCGTCCAGATGAATGTGGAAGACACAAATCTTGGTGTTGCAGAATACCTTTCCAGCAAACATGAGATGGACACCATTGAACTGAAGTGGGGACAGGGTGCAAAATGTATTGGTGGAGAAATAAAGGTCAAAGAACTTGAACGTGCAATTGAGCTCAAAAAGAGAGGCTACATTGTAACACCTGATCCTGAACTTGCATCAGTGCAGGAAGCTTACAAGGTTGGTGCAATAAGAGAATTTGAAAGACACTCAAGGCTTGGATTTGTAACCGAAGAAGGATTCCATGCAGAGTGTGACAGACTCAGAGACCTTGGTTTTAAGCGCATAACCTTAAAGACCGGTGCTTATTCAATGGCAGAAACTGCAATGGCACTCAAATACAGTTCAGATGCAAAAATTGACCTGCTTACCTACGATGGTGCACCTGGTGGAACCGGAATGAGCCCATGGCCAATGATGGAGGAATGGGGAACACCAACATTCTACCTGCAGTCACTTGTATACGAGTTTGCAGAGAAAATCAAATCCAAGGGCAAGAGAGTACCAGACCTTGCAATGGCCGGTGGATTCTCAACAGAGGATGGCATTTATAAGGTTCTTGCAATGGGTGCTCCATACTTCAAAGCAGTCTGCATGGGCCGTGGCCTTATGATCCCTGGAATGGTGGGTAAGAACATCGGCAAGTGGCTTGAGGAAGGGGATCTTCCAAAGACCGTATCCGAATTTGGACACAGAAAAGAAGAGATCTTTGTTCACTATGAGGAACTCGAAGAACGCTATGGAAGCGAGATAGATGATATTCCACTGGGTGCTATTGGTATTTACTCCTACGCCCAGAAAACAAAGGTCGGACTCCAGCAACTCATGGCAGGTTCCAGAAGGTTCAATACCAGCACTCTCTCACGTAAGGATCTCATGGCACTTACTGAAGAAGCAGCAAAGGTATCAGGAATTGCCTATGTCATGGAAGCATACAGGGATATTGCAGAAGAGATCCTTGACGGATAA
- a CDS encoding GNAT family N-acetyltransferase: MVEGFSIRYASKADKLQVTSFIELVDEEFYPPLSQRGAGIPERVKRCLDTDESNFLVAEPNVYEEDSRLEGFIGMIGCTRNWKGHDSAYINFLATHPDHRNSGISKALCMRLEEELAGTGIDRIYLCTWSGNPSAIRFYESLGYCPYAIILNDRGNGIDTIYYKKKIV; this comes from the coding sequence ATGGTTGAAGGATTTTCCATCAGGTATGCCAGCAAAGCTGACAAGCTGCAGGTTACGAGCTTCATTGAACTTGTGGATGAAGAGTTCTATCCTCCGCTTAGTCAGAGAGGAGCAGGCATACCTGAAAGGGTTAAAAGGTGTCTGGACACGGATGAATCAAATTTTCTTGTTGCAGAACCAAATGTTTACGAGGAGGATTCCCGGCTAGAAGGATTCATCGGGATGATAGGTTGCACAAGAAACTGGAAAGGACACGATAGTGCCTACATCAATTTTCTTGCAACACATCCAGATCATAGGAATTCAGGCATCAGTAAAGCGCTATGTATGCGACTGGAAGAAGAACTTGCAGGGACAGGCATTGATAGAATATATCTCTGCACCTGGTCTGGCAATCCTTCAGCAATAAGATTCTATGAGTCACTCGGATATTGCCCTTATGCGATAATCCTTAATGACAGAGGTAACGGCATAGATACGATATATTACAAAAAGAAAATTGTATAG
- a CDS encoding MarR family transcriptional regulator yields MKMTSCAGCITILLLLLFLFSTTAAASDTATVHGVAYEWSTLAPLDNVIIEVNSTPVQSIVAKYGMYSFELPEGSYCITASYFVNGDLTCYDEEDITITDEGNYVVDLLLVPSYPDNSTEEPSSSAYAISSSHLLMLSVLIVLLLLVSLFFKVRGPGSSDPPTSFTPFASVHDTPGLPSAKTADHSLIDLSPDHREILAIISSAGGTMPQKELRRHLSYSEGKASTLLVDLEKRGLIRKVKKGRGNILSLAGHKR; encoded by the coding sequence ATGAAAATGACATCCTGTGCAGGTTGCATTACCATCCTTCTTCTTCTACTTTTTCTATTCTCGACCACTGCTGCTGCATCAGATACTGCAACCGTGCATGGTGTGGCATATGAATGGAGCACCCTTGCTCCCCTTGATAACGTTATAATTGAGGTGAACTCCACTCCCGTTCAATCCATTGTTGCAAAATACGGCATGTATTCTTTTGAGCTGCCTGAAGGCAGTTATTGTATCACTGCAAGTTATTTCGTCAATGGTGATCTCACCTGCTATGATGAGGAAGACATCACGATCACTGATGAGGGAAATTATGTAGTGGACCTTCTTCTGGTTCCTTCCTATCCTGATAATAGTACAGAGGAACCTTCCAGTTCTGCATATGCTATTTCTTCATCTCATCTTTTGATGTTGTCTGTGTTAATTGTCCTGCTATTGCTGGTTTCGCTATTTTTCAAAGTGAGAGGTCCGGGAAGCAGTGATCCGCCAACCTCATTTACTCCATTTGCTTCGGTTCATGATACCCCAGGTCTTCCATCCGCAAAGACAGCAGACCATTCATTGATTGACCTGAGTCCGGATCATCGGGAAATACTTGCTATCATTAGTTCTGCCGGAGGAACAATGCCACAGAAAGAGCTGCGCAGGCATTTGAGTTACTCCGAAGGCAAAGCGAGTACTTTGCTTGTGGACCTTGAAAAAAGAGGCCTCATCAGGAAAGTCAAGAAAGGACGCGGTAATATCCTGTCCCTGGCCGGACATAAAAGATGA
- the glnA gene encoding type I glutamate--ammonia ligase, translated as MIICNKEDVIKAIEMHNVKFIRLQFTDIQGVVKDVEIPVTQIEKALTSGIYFDGSSIEGFVRIDESDMTLKPDVRTFAILPWSKDKGGVARIICDIERPDGRSFEADPRYVLKKVMKEAEEMGFSLNVGPELEFFLFEKVDGKATTTPHDYGRYFEFAPTDLAEDIRRDIVLTLTDLNFDIEASHHEVAFGQHEIDFKYGDALTTADNVMTFKYVTRTIAKLHGLHATFMPKPIALENGSGMHVNLSLSKGDENAFYDKNGEMQISETTRQFIAGVLKHIKAISCISNPLVNSYKRLIPGYEAPVYITWSGANRSSLIRIPSARGKSTRVELRSPDPSCNPYLTFAAILAAGLDGIKNKMDPGKIMDYNVFDLTKEEREERGIDTLPSTISESADYLEKDELLKNTLGAHVHDNILRLARAEWDAYRTQVHDWEIQRYLNTI; from the coding sequence ATGATAATTTGCAATAAGGAAGATGTTATCAAAGCCATTGAAATGCATAACGTGAAATTCATACGTTTGCAGTTTACAGACATACAGGGAGTGGTCAAAGATGTTGAAATCCCTGTAACCCAGATAGAAAAAGCACTAACAAGTGGAATATACTTTGACGGATCGTCCATCGAGGGTTTTGTCAGGATAGACGAATCGGACATGACATTAAAACCTGATGTCAGAACTTTCGCAATACTCCCATGGAGTAAGGACAAAGGCGGAGTTGCAAGGATAATCTGTGACATAGAGAGACCGGATGGAAGAAGTTTCGAAGCTGATCCGCGCTATGTGCTCAAAAAGGTGATGAAAGAAGCAGAAGAGATGGGATTTTCCCTGAATGTAGGTCCTGAACTGGAATTTTTCCTTTTTGAAAAAGTTGACGGAAAAGCAACAACAACTCCCCATGACTATGGAAGATATTTTGAGTTTGCACCAACCGATCTCGCAGAAGATATCCGAAGAGATATCGTGTTGACGCTTACTGATCTTAATTTTGATATTGAGGCATCACATCACGAAGTTGCCTTCGGTCAGCATGAAATAGATTTCAAATATGGAGATGCACTGACAACGGCCGATAATGTGATGACATTCAAATATGTCACGAGGACTATTGCAAAACTGCATGGCCTTCATGCAACATTTATGCCAAAGCCCATAGCTCTTGAGAATGGTTCCGGAATGCATGTTAACCTCTCCCTTTCAAAAGGTGATGAGAATGCATTTTATGATAAAAATGGAGAAATGCAGATAAGTGAAACTACCAGACAATTCATTGCAGGCGTTCTGAAACATATCAAAGCGATCTCATGCATCTCAAATCCGCTTGTAAACTCATACAAGAGGCTTATTCCCGGCTATGAGGCACCGGTCTATATCACATGGTCAGGTGCAAACCGCAGTTCACTTATACGAATACCTTCGGCAAGGGGAAAAAGCACAAGAGTGGAACTCAGAAGTCCTGACCCCTCATGCAACCCGTATCTGACATTTGCAGCCATTCTTGCCGCTGGTCTTGACGGAATAAAGAACAAGATGGACCCGGGAAAGATCATGGACTACAATGTTTTTGACCTGACAAAAGAAGAGCGTGAAGAAAGAGGTATTGATACGTTGCCATCTACCATCAGTGAAAGTGCAGATTACCTGGAAAAGGATGAACTTCTTAAAAACACACTTGGTGCACATGTCCATGACAACATCCTGAGACTTGCAAGGGCCGAGTGGGACGCATACAGAACCCAGGTGCATGATTGGGAGATACAGCGTTACCTTAACACTATTTAA
- a CDS encoding transglutaminase domain-containing protein, with protein MKKLILSTFVALVLMFSAYAVAVENDDAALSFSSVSIEDGVSGRMQAKAQQIYSATSQQFFSSQMDQRLGFSQGQMQSAQNMQTPQSTPTPQNNMQNQNQNPQSQSSQTLNPQTMRQQGQQGGMNTAPSNVPAQNVPMQQPVPRMQQEMMDREELMDFLHENTFSVTDVSELQEYVTPYADAVQDYLDDEDLDDEDEIYEAAVEWIWVSDSTLNGQQELWLTPTEFLEETPDYDSNPVPGEIVSDCEDQANTLASLFIGSGEYDESDVRVAIGLVNFDGSTGGHAWVEVYEDGEWFPVDATVGPYYDDDEEEVTYPDDYEDIDFDYFQDEEYSVIEIWYYYNNEYFMDMSSGTGDAQDNWDETPSSYN; from the coding sequence ATGAAGAAACTGATATTGTCTACTTTTGTGGCACTTGTACTAATGTTTTCAGCCTACGCGGTGGCTGTTGAAAATGACGATGCGGCTCTCTCCTTTTCTTCTGTTTCCATAGAGGATGGTGTTTCAGGTCGCATGCAGGCTAAAGCCCAGCAGATATATTCTGCGACCAGCCAGCAATTCTTTAGTTCTCAGATGGATCAGAGATTAGGATTCAGTCAGGGTCAGATGCAGAGTGCTCAGAACATGCAGACCCCGCAATCAACCCCAACTCCACAGAACAACATGCAGAATCAAAATCAGAATCCACAGAGTCAGAGTTCACAAACTCTGAATCCTCAGACCATGAGACAACAGGGTCAGCAGGGAGGAATGAACACTGCACCTTCTAATGTACCTGCCCAGAATGTTCCTATGCAGCAGCCAGTTCCAAGGATGCAGCAGGAAATGATGGACAGGGAAGAGCTGATGGATTTCCTGCATGAGAATACATTCTCAGTAACAGATGTCTCGGAATTACAGGAATATGTGACCCCTTATGCAGATGCGGTTCAGGATTATCTTGATGATGAAGACCTCGATGATGAAGATGAGATATATGAGGCTGCTGTCGAATGGATTTGGGTATCTGATAGTACCTTGAACGGTCAGCAGGAATTATGGTTAACTCCAACTGAGTTCCTTGAGGAAACCCCGGATTACGATTCAAACCCTGTTCCCGGTGAGATAGTAAGTGACTGTGAAGATCAGGCCAACACTCTGGCATCTTTGTTTATAGGCTCCGGCGAATATGACGAGAGCGATGTAAGAGTTGCCATAGGTCTTGTGAACTTCGATGGCAGTACCGGCGGACACGCATGGGTAGAGGTCTACGAGGACGGAGAATGGTTCCCTGTGGATGCTACAGTTGGTCCATACTATGACGACGACGAAGAAGAAGTGACCTACCCTGATGACTATGAGGATATAGACTTCGATTACTTCCAGGATGAAGAATACTCTGTCATAGAAATATGGTACTATTACAACAATGAATATTTCATGGACATGAGTTCAGGAACAGGAGATGCTCAAGATAACTGGGATGAAACACCATCCAGTTATAACTGA